The following coding sequences are from one Clostridioides difficile ATCC 9689 = DSM 1296 window:
- the rplS gene encoding 50S ribosomal protein L19, translated as MNEMLRAIEQEQLKNEVPNFGPGDTVKVHVRIIEGKRERIQVFEGVVLKRQGGGARETFTVRKMSFNVGVERTFPVHSPKIEKIEVTRKGKVRRAKLNYLRGRVGKAAKIKEARNK; from the coding sequence ATGAATGAAATGCTAAGAGCAATTGAGCAAGAACAATTAAAAAATGAAGTTCCTAATTTTGGACCTGGGGACACAGTTAAAGTACACGTTAGAATTATAGAAGGAAAAAGAGAAAGAATACAAGTATTCGAAGGTGTAGTATTAAAGAGACAAGGTGGAGGAGCAAGAGAAACTTTCACAGTTAGAAAAATGTCTTTCAATGTTGGTGTAGAAAGAACTTTCCCAGTTCACTCTCCAAAAATAGAAAAAATAGAAGTTACTAGAAAAGGTAAAGTAAGAAGAGCTAAACTAAACTACTTAAGAGGTAGAGTAGGTAAAGCTGCTAAGATAAAAGAAGCTAGAAATAAATAA